In one window of Candidatus Zixiibacteriota bacterium DNA:
- a CDS encoding cupin domain-containing protein, with product MAVVKYDSIRMSGVTMEGVEGTSKANVIGSPEGWEHYTLRVFRIAPGGFTPFHKHDWEHVNYVIKGKGTLTLGATTSEISEKDFAFVPPNTMHQFKNAHDEDFEFICIVPNQGA from the coding sequence ATGGCTGTTGTCAAATACGATAGTATTAGAATGAGCGGTGTCACGATGGAAGGCGTGGAAGGGACATCCAAAGCAAATGTGATCGGATCTCCCGAGGGTTGGGAGCATTATACACTTCGTGTATTTCGGATCGCTCCCGGCGGGTTCACTCCTTTTCACAAACACGACTGGGAACATGTCAATTACGTCATCAAGGGCAAAGGCACTCTTACACTCGGCGCTACGACATCAGAAATATCAGAAAAGGATTTCGCATTTGTGCCTCCCAATACAATGCACCAGTTCAAGAATGCTCACGATGAGGATTTCGAATTCATCTGCATTGTTCCTAATCAAGGCGCTTGA